One window of the Thermodesulfomicrobium sp. WS genome contains the following:
- a CDS encoding YkgJ family cysteine cluster protein, translated as MDVFTCQRCGQCCQGQGGIVVSAPERQRLAAHLGMEESAFTAQYAQPQGRKWVLRCREDGFCVFFVNGVGCGVHAAKPDICRAWPFFRGNILDAVSWELAQDACPGINPAAGHARFAEEGRSYLRKHGLLKSGRADEAAALVLPPEDEA; from the coding sequence ATGGACGTTTTTACGTGCCAGCGTTGTGGGCAGTGCTGCCAAGGCCAGGGCGGCATCGTCGTCTCCGCCCCGGAACGCCAGCGCCTGGCAGCCCATCTTGGCATGGAGGAAAGCGCCTTCACCGCCCAGTACGCCCAGCCCCAAGGCCGCAAGTGGGTACTGCGCTGCCGGGAGGATGGGTTTTGTGTCTTTTTCGTCAACGGAGTGGGCTGTGGGGTCCACGCGGCCAAGCCGGACATCTGCCGCGCCTGGCCGTTTTTCCGGGGCAATATCCTCGATGCCGTCAGTTGGGAACTGGCCCAAGACGCCTGTCCGGGGATCAATCCGGCTGCCGGCCACGCCCGCTTTGCCGAAGAAGGCCGCAGCTACCTCCGGAAACATGGACTGCTCAAAAGCGGGCGCGCCGATGAAGCCGCCGCCCTGGTACTGCCTCCGGAGGACGAGGCATGA
- a CDS encoding MotA/TolQ/ExbB proton channel family protein yields the protein MTNGTGVTGQALEMGQPMGGLPIAGGVPEFDFWHMVANATWVVQGVLLLLVLMSLISWSIIFFKVIQLNLYRLRTMRERELFLGAANLADGVQILREQSGSCLYPVAKLGIAELKRLEKSTIHPNLKFRVAGENLERVLQQGVHGLITELSRTMTFLATCANASPFIGLFGTVWGILNSFHAIGQMKTAALAAVAPGISEALVATAIGLGVAIPASLAYNTFTGMLGTIQSHMEHFIVDFLNRAQLELPWLGKRE from the coding sequence ATGACCAACGGCACGGGCGTGACCGGGCAGGCCCTGGAAATGGGGCAGCCCATGGGGGGGCTTCCGATCGCTGGAGGGGTGCCGGAGTTCGACTTTTGGCACATGGTGGCCAACGCCACTTGGGTGGTGCAGGGCGTCCTTCTGCTCTTGGTGCTGATGTCGCTCATCAGCTGGTCCATCATCTTCTTCAAGGTGATCCAGCTCAACCTCTACCGTTTGCGTACCATGCGCGAACGAGAGCTCTTCTTGGGGGCCGCCAATCTGGCCGATGGGGTGCAGATCTTGCGCGAGCAATCGGGGTCATGCCTTTATCCTGTGGCCAAGCTGGGTATTGCGGAGCTCAAACGGCTGGAAAAGTCGACCATTCATCCGAACCTGAAATTTCGCGTGGCTGGCGAGAACTTGGAGCGCGTCCTGCAGCAAGGGGTGCATGGGCTGATCACCGAGCTTTCGCGTACCATGACCTTCCTGGCCACCTGCGCCAACGCATCGCCGTTCATTGGCCTTTTTGGTACGGTATGGGGGATCCTCAACTCTTTCCATGCCATCGGGCAGATGAAGACCGCAGCCCTGGCCGCCGTGGCGCCGGGCATCTCCGAGGCGTTGGTGGCCACAGCCATCGGGTTGGGCGTGGCCATTCCAGCTTCTTTGGCGTATAATACGTTTACCGGTATGTTGGGCACGATTCAGTCGCACATGGAACACTTTATCGTGGACTTTTTGAACCGCGCCCAGTTGGAGCTTCCCTGGCTCGGGAAGCGGGAGTAA
- a CDS encoding SufD family Fe-S cluster assembly protein, translating into MPELKTPQVDLNAFLFQGKNPSTVDDPKSLDATEKHELRMVGVDVDSPRAGTFLQFDHAPVHCSSARPGVEVLPIQKALDRYNGLPEYFWRAVDPDKDDFTRAARQEPLHGGYFIRVQPGVHVEEPVQTCLFIKGDAVGQNVHNIVVVEEGAEVHIITGCATSHGVSSALHLGISEFYIKRGGKLTFTMVHNWGKEVAVRPRTVGIVEEDGVFLSNYVLLKEVRSVQSYPTIHLNGPGAVARFNSVIVAPSGSHVDTGNRIVLNAPGTRGEIVSRTITTGGTIIARGEIIGNAVPARGHLECKGLILGSGGIIHAIPELRGTRAGVELSHEAAVGKIAQEEIEYLMARGLDEDEATATIVRGFLNVEIMGLPQELRESIDATIAELDAHDAM; encoded by the coding sequence ATGCCTGAACTAAAGACCCCTCAGGTGGACTTGAACGCCTTTCTTTTTCAGGGAAAAAATCCATCAACGGTGGATGACCCAAAGAGCCTCGACGCCACGGAAAAGCATGAGCTGCGCATGGTTGGGGTGGATGTGGACTCCCCGCGGGCTGGGACGTTCTTGCAGTTTGACCATGCCCCGGTGCATTGTTCCTCTGCCCGTCCTGGAGTGGAGGTCTTGCCCATCCAAAAAGCCCTGGATCGCTACAACGGTTTGCCGGAATATTTCTGGCGCGCCGTGGACCCGGACAAGGATGATTTTACCCGTGCTGCGCGCCAGGAGCCACTGCATGGTGGATATTTCATCCGCGTGCAGCCTGGCGTCCATGTGGAAGAACCAGTGCAGACTTGTCTCTTTATCAAGGGCGATGCGGTTGGGCAGAACGTCCACAATATCGTGGTGGTGGAAGAAGGCGCCGAGGTGCACATCATCACCGGGTGCGCCACTTCGCATGGGGTATCTTCCGCGCTGCACCTCGGTATTTCGGAATTTTACATCAAGCGCGGCGGGAAACTCACCTTCACCATGGTGCACAACTGGGGCAAAGAAGTCGCAGTGCGGCCGCGCACCGTGGGCATCGTGGAAGAAGACGGTGTCTTTTTGAGTAACTACGTGCTGCTCAAGGAAGTGCGCTCCGTGCAGTCGTATCCCACCATCCATCTCAATGGCCCGGGGGCGGTGGCGCGGTTCAATTCGGTGATCGTGGCGCCTTCGGGATCGCATGTGGATACGGGCAACCGCATCGTCCTCAATGCCCCAGGCACTCGGGGCGAGATCGTCTCCCGCACCATCACCACCGGCGGCACCATCATCGCTCGGGGCGAGATCATCGGCAATGCCGTGCCCGCACGGGGGCATCTCGAATGTAAGGGACTCATTCTGGGAAGCGGCGGCATCATTCACGCCATCCCGGAGCTGCGAGGCACCCGCGCGGGCGTGGAGCTTTCGCACGAAGCCGCGGTGGGGAAGATCGCCCAAGAAGAGATCGAATATCTCATGGCGCGTGGACTGGATGAAGACGAGGCCACCGCCACCATCGTGCGCGGTTTTCTCAATGTGGAGATCATGGGGCTGCCACAGGAATTGCGGGAATCCATCGACGCCACCATCGCCGAACTGGACGCCCACGACGCCATGTAA
- a CDS encoding bifunctional nuclease family protein — MVAMQVFGLALDEDSQVPILILKSEEDAIFPIWIGAMEAMAISMALNNLTPPRPMTHDLLLSVVEKLGFTLMAVEIVSVVEGTYYAELVLARGEERVRIDCRPSDGVALALRAKAGIFVAPEVLAAGAARTNQDFQEVLTDESSEKWTEILAKYSLDDIKYKM, encoded by the coding sequence ATGGTAGCCATGCAGGTGTTTGGGCTGGCCTTGGATGAAGATTCCCAGGTGCCCATCTTGATTCTCAAAAGCGAAGAGGACGCTATTTTTCCCATTTGGATCGGGGCCATGGAGGCCATGGCCATTTCCATGGCCCTCAATAACCTCACGCCGCCTCGCCCCATGACCCATGACCTTTTGCTGTCGGTGGTGGAAAAATTGGGGTTTACCTTGATGGCGGTGGAGATCGTCTCTGTGGTGGAGGGGACGTACTACGCGGAGCTCGTCCTTGCCCGCGGCGAGGAACGGGTGCGCATCGACTGCCGGCCCTCGGACGGGGTGGCGCTGGCCCTGCGCGCCAAGGCAGGGATCTTTGTCGCCCCTGAGGTGCTTGCGGCAGGCGCGGCCCGCACCAACCAGGATTTTCAGGAGGTCCTGACCGACGAGTCGAGCGAAAAATGGACCGAAATCCTGGCCAAATACTCCCTCGACGACATCAAGTATAAGATGTGA
- the tolA gene encoding cell envelope integrity protein TolA, whose product MLRPISALLSVGLHVAVLLLALWAPSERHIRIDLDQPVYEVSLLGAPAKAGAGSKPKPSPAPAPAPAPEAAAKPAPKPATVEEPPAPPKAVKKELPKEVAPIPAENATKTAQKEEKPKEAPKTEPPKEEPKKETAKKEEEAKKEEAKKKDELAKNATAKAEAKNATASTNATKSAKDIVAEALQSARKEAGVKGGTGSGAATDALQAALAEVRGSVGSGAGTGTGSGTGDGRGDADTGGGLGGGYAQQAVALIRPNWRFPRIGSVDMVATVELTVAPNGQIMAARLLQSSGRADYDASVLRAIQDTEALPPLPAGIGPKIVITFHSLE is encoded by the coding sequence ATGTTGCGTCCGATCAGTGCCCTTTTGTCCGTAGGGCTTCACGTTGCCGTGCTTTTGCTCGCTTTGTGGGCTCCTTCGGAGCGGCATATCCGCATTGATTTGGACCAGCCGGTCTACGAAGTGAGCTTGCTTGGGGCTCCGGCCAAGGCGGGTGCGGGCAGTAAGCCGAAACCGTCTCCTGCCCCGGCCCCGGCGCCTGCCCCTGAGGCTGCGGCCAAACCCGCGCCGAAGCCGGCCACAGTGGAAGAACCGCCGGCACCGCCCAAGGCGGTGAAAAAGGAGTTGCCCAAAGAGGTAGCCCCCATTCCTGCGGAAAACGCCACCAAGACCGCGCAGAAAGAGGAAAAGCCCAAGGAGGCACCGAAGACCGAGCCGCCGAAGGAAGAGCCCAAAAAGGAAACGGCTAAAAAAGAAGAAGAAGCCAAGAAAGAAGAGGCCAAGAAAAAAGACGAGCTTGCGAAGAACGCCACCGCCAAGGCGGAGGCCAAAAACGCGACGGCGAGTACCAATGCCACCAAGAGCGCCAAGGATATTGTCGCTGAAGCGTTGCAAAGCGCCCGCAAGGAAGCCGGGGTGAAGGGCGGCACAGGGAGTGGTGCCGCTACGGATGCCTTGCAGGCGGCCTTGGCAGAGGTGCGGGGCAGTGTGGGCTCGGGGGCAGGCACGGGGACGGGCTCAGGTACGGGTGACGGTCGCGGCGATGCGGACACAGGCGGCGGGCTCGGGGGCGGTTACGCCCAGCAAGCAGTGGCCTTGATCCGACCCAATTGGCGCTTTCCTCGTATTGGCTCTGTGGATATGGTCGCTACCGTGGAGTTGACGGTCGCCCCCAATGGCCAAATTATGGCTGCCCGTTTGTTGCAGAGTTCCGGTCGGGCGGACTATGACGCCTCGGTGCTGCGGGCCATTCAGGATACCGAGGCCCTGCCCCCTTTGCCAGCAGGCATTGGTCCGAAAATCGTGATTACTTTCCATAGCCTCGAGTAG
- a CDS encoding Xaa-Pro peptidase family protein, which translates to MHFEALERLPEEESAQRLARLRFFLERDYPHLDGLLVFSRVNLYYLTGSLAQGVAWVPREGTPVLLCRRGVERAWLESPWSAVGEFKSFSQLEGLLREAGSPLGKRVGAEMQGLSWAMGEVLSRKLPQVQIEAADGALARTRAVKTPWELAKMRLAGTRHHRALTEMLPEHIRPGMSEWQIAQAVWQCFFAHGHHGHMRMQGQGEEIFLGHVSAGDSGNYPSAFNGPLGVRGVHPAVPLLGYAGTVWQEDQPLAVDCGFCVEGYHTDKTQVYWASQTVVPEAARRAQELCEEIQMELAARLVPGAIPADLYRMAVQKALRVGLGEGFMGLGRNKVGFVGHGIGLAVDEWPVIAPGFDEPLEAGMTLALEPKLGIPGLGMVGVEDTLVVTETGGVRLTGETIGPVFLA; encoded by the coding sequence ATGCATTTCGAAGCATTGGAACGCCTCCCCGAGGAAGAGAGCGCCCAGCGCCTTGCGCGGTTGCGTTTTTTCCTGGAGCGGGACTACCCCCATCTGGATGGGCTGCTCGTCTTTTCGCGAGTGAATCTCTACTATCTTACGGGCTCCTTGGCCCAGGGCGTGGCCTGGGTGCCGCGGGAAGGGACCCCGGTGCTGCTGTGCCGCCGCGGCGTGGAGCGGGCCTGGTTGGAATCTCCATGGAGTGCTGTCGGGGAATTCAAGTCCTTTTCCCAGTTGGAAGGCCTCCTGCGTGAGGCCGGCTCTCCCTTAGGAAAGCGGGTGGGGGCGGAGATGCAGGGGCTTTCGTGGGCCATGGGTGAGGTGCTCTCCCGCAAGCTCCCCCAGGTGCAGATCGAGGCCGCCGACGGGGCCTTGGCCCGGACACGGGCCGTGAAAACCCCTTGGGAGCTTGCCAAGATGCGCCTTGCGGGCACCCGCCATCATCGTGCGCTCACGGAAATGCTGCCCGAGCACATCCGGCCTGGCATGAGTGAGTGGCAAATCGCCCAGGCCGTATGGCAGTGCTTTTTCGCCCACGGCCATCATGGGCATATGCGTATGCAGGGCCAGGGGGAGGAGATCTTTTTGGGCCATGTGAGCGCTGGAGATTCGGGAAACTATCCCAGTGCCTTCAATGGGCCGCTTGGGGTGCGTGGCGTGCATCCAGCCGTGCCGCTTCTCGGGTACGCCGGCACGGTGTGGCAGGAGGATCAGCCCTTGGCGGTGGATTGCGGCTTTTGTGTGGAAGGGTATCATACCGACAAGACGCAGGTGTATTGGGCCTCGCAGACCGTGGTGCCGGAGGCGGCCCGCCGCGCCCAGGAGCTCTGCGAGGAAATCCAGATGGAACTCGCCGCGCGTTTGGTGCCGGGGGCGATCCCCGCGGATTTGTACCGTATGGCGGTGCAAAAGGCGCTCCGCGTAGGTCTGGGCGAGGGGTTCATGGGCCTTGGGCGCAACAAAGTAGGCTTCGTGGGGCACGGTATTGGCCTGGCGGTGGACGAATGGCCGGTCATTGCCCCTGGCTTTGACGAACCCTTGGAAGCGGGGATGACGTTGGCCTTGGAGCCCAAACTGGGCATTCCCGGGCTT
- a CDS encoding DnaJ domain-containing protein, protein MSRPTLSQCYRLLEVPPNADLDAVKAAYRRLAFRYHPDLHPGDRSAAERFTRINEAYVTLKRHLEQPSRSQTQGQRHYSAETIFEEEAAKAQSTKGTSGPEFFSARHEEILRDILNDPFAKQVFEDIFRKLRTGASVVEEGSAEMGARTPSPAPTSFKERLHNWLRSQLDVEHSMEVPARNLAPGSRLRLSLRLPLSWQTRTVELTLPWDFRLGKPIRLKGLGRRLGPWRGDLYLRLYAKLHS, encoded by the coding sequence ATGAGCCGCCCCACCCTTTCCCAGTGCTACCGGCTGCTCGAAGTGCCTCCCAACGCGGATCTCGACGCGGTCAAGGCCGCGTACCGACGCCTGGCCTTCCGCTACCACCCGGATCTGCACCCCGGAGACCGCAGCGCCGCAGAACGCTTCACCCGCATCAACGAGGCCTACGTCACCCTCAAGCGCCATCTGGAGCAGCCATCACGCTCCCAGACCCAAGGCCAACGGCACTATTCCGCAGAGACCATCTTCGAAGAAGAGGCCGCCAAGGCCCAGTCCACCAAAGGCACTTCCGGCCCGGAGTTCTTCTCCGCCCGCCACGAAGAAATCCTGCGCGATATCTTGAACGACCCCTTCGCCAAGCAGGTCTTCGAAGACATCTTCCGCAAACTGCGTACCGGCGCCAGCGTGGTGGAGGAAGGCAGCGCCGAGATGGGCGCACGGACCCCAAGCCCTGCCCCGACCTCGTTCAAGGAGCGCCTCCACAACTGGCTGCGCTCACAACTCGATGTGGAACACAGCATGGAGGTCCCGGCCCGCAACCTCGCCCCAGGCTCCCGGCTGCGCCTGTCCCTGCGCCTGCCGCTCTCGTGGCAGACGCGCACCGTCGAGCTCACCCTCCCCTGGGACTTCCGCTTGGGAAAGCCCATTCGGCTCAAGGGTCTTGGCCGTCGGCTTGGGCCGTGGCGGGGAGACCTCTATTTGCGGCTCTACGCCAAACTCCATTCCTAG
- the pal gene encoding peptidoglycan-associated lipoprotein Pal, translated as MKRFGLLGVALLAMGLMVAGGCAKKVSSTPAGASASASTGAGSQGGLTEAERQKMMAIEKIQANRIYFAFDSNELSQESRQILTEKAQLMKANPSIMLVIEGHCDERGTNEYNMALGERRARAAKDFLALSGVDASRIQTISYGEERPTCTEKNEACWSKNRRDEFRAQ; from the coding sequence ATGAAACGTTTCGGACTGTTGGGTGTGGCTTTGTTGGCCATGGGTTTGATGGTGGCTGGCGGTTGCGCGAAGAAGGTGAGCTCTACCCCGGCGGGTGCCTCGGCTTCCGCTTCCACCGGTGCGGGCAGCCAGGGCGGCCTGACGGAAGCAGAGCGCCAGAAGATGATGGCCATCGAGAAGATCCAGGCCAACCGGATTTACTTTGCCTTCGACTCCAATGAGCTGTCGCAGGAATCCCGCCAGATCCTCACCGAGAAAGCCCAGCTGATGAAGGCCAATCCTTCCATCATGTTGGTCATTGAGGGCCATTGCGATGAACGCGGCACCAATGAGTACAACATGGCCCTGGGTGAGCGTCGTGCCCGCGCTGCCAAGGATTTTCTGGCCCTCTCCGGTGTGGACGCGAGCCGCATCCAGACCATCAGCTACGGCGAAGAGCGGCCCACCTGCACCGAGAAAAACGAGGCTTGCTGGTCCAAGAACCGTCGTGACGAGTTCCGCGCGCAGTAG
- a CDS encoding ABC transporter ATP-binding protein: MLRIENLHVRVGGKEVLKGINLVIEEGETFILFGPNGSGKTTLLMTLMGFSGYEVTEGRIVFKGEDITHLPIFERARRGIGMSFQRPPTIHGLKTRDLVRLCARGREVDIETLARRVHFETFLDRDINAGFSGGEIKRSELLQLMAQDPSLVLFDEPESGVDLENMALIGRTVRALLDKTADPTPEMSMRDLRRRNTTSGLIITHTGYILDYVNADRGQVMYQGVLCCDTRPTRPRDILDHISKYGYKECIRCLN; encoded by the coding sequence ATGCTCCGTATTGAAAACCTCCACGTGCGTGTGGGCGGCAAGGAGGTCCTCAAAGGGATCAACCTTGTCATCGAAGAAGGAGAGACGTTTATCCTCTTTGGCCCCAATGGGTCGGGAAAGACCACGCTGCTCATGACTCTGATGGGATTTTCCGGCTATGAGGTCACCGAGGGCCGGATCGTGTTCAAGGGAGAGGATATCACCCATCTGCCCATTTTCGAGCGGGCGCGCCGGGGAATCGGGATGTCCTTCCAGCGTCCGCCCACCATCCATGGCCTCAAGACCCGGGATTTGGTGCGGCTTTGCGCCCGGGGGCGGGAGGTGGACATAGAGACTTTGGCGCGCCGGGTGCATTTCGAGACCTTTTTGGACCGCGACATCAATGCCGGCTTTTCCGGAGGCGAGATCAAGCGTTCGGAACTCTTGCAGCTCATGGCCCAGGACCCAAGCCTGGTGCTCTTCGACGAGCCGGAATCGGGCGTGGATTTGGAAAACATGGCGCTCATCGGGCGTACCGTACGCGCCTTGCTCGACAAGACTGCGGATCCCACCCCGGAGATGAGCATGCGCGATCTGCGGCGCCGCAATACGACCTCGGGACTCATCATCACACACACCGGATATATCTTGGACTACGTCAACGCCGATCGCGGCCAGGTGATGTATCAGGGGGTCTTGTGCTGTGACACCCGCCCCACGCGGCCGCGGGATATTTTGGACCACATCTCCAAGTACGGCTACAAGGAGTGCATCCGATGCCTGAACTAA
- the mqnC gene encoding cyclic dehypoxanthinyl futalosine synthase produces MERLTPARALYLWDMHDVFSLGRLAHQRRMELHPDPVVTYIVDRNINYTNICSCGCRFCAFYRPPGDPEGYVLSTEQLLAKIQETVDLGGYQILLQGGMHPDLPLSWYEAMLRTIKGAYPQVAVHGFSPPEIWFLSQQEGRSVTEVLERLRQAGLDSMPGGGAEILVDAVRARVSPRKCTAAQWLAVMEAAHALGMRTTATMMFGVGETMAQRLEHLERLRALQDKTGGFTAFIPWTFQPKNTQIAAAEVSSHEYLRFLALSRLYLDNFPNIQASWVTQGPHVGQLALWWGANDFGSTMIEENVVAAAGVHFRLPEPELRMLVERAGFIPKRRTMDYTIIEG; encoded by the coding sequence ATGGAACGACTGACGCCCGCCCGGGCCCTGTATCTTTGGGACATGCACGATGTGTTCAGTCTGGGGCGCTTGGCGCACCAGCGCCGCATGGAGCTGCATCCAGACCCTGTGGTGACGTACATCGTGGATCGCAATATCAATTACACCAATATCTGCTCCTGCGGATGCCGCTTTTGTGCCTTTTATCGTCCACCAGGAGACCCGGAAGGCTACGTGCTTTCCACCGAGCAGCTGCTCGCCAAAATCCAGGAAACGGTGGATCTCGGCGGGTATCAGATTCTGCTGCAAGGCGGGATGCATCCTGACCTTCCCCTGTCATGGTACGAGGCGATGCTTCGCACCATCAAAGGGGCATATCCCCAGGTAGCGGTCCACGGCTTTTCTCCGCCGGAAATCTGGTTTTTGAGTCAGCAGGAAGGGCGGTCTGTGACCGAGGTGCTGGAGCGGCTGCGGCAGGCGGGGCTCGATTCCATGCCGGGCGGCGGGGCGGAGATCTTGGTGGACGCGGTGCGGGCGCGGGTGTCTCCGCGTAAATGTACGGCGGCCCAGTGGTTGGCAGTCATGGAAGCGGCCCATGCCTTGGGCATGCGGACCACGGCCACCATGATGTTTGGCGTTGGCGAGACCATGGCCCAGCGGCTGGAGCACCTGGAGCGGTTGCGCGCCCTGCAAGACAAGACCGGCGGGTTCACGGCCTTCATCCCCTGGACGTTCCAGCCGAAAAACACCCAGATCGCTGCTGCTGAGGTCTCCTCCCACGAGTATCTCCGATTTTTGGCCTTGAGCCGCCTGTATTTGGATAATTTCCCGAACATTCAGGCATCCTGGGTAACGCAAGGGCCGCATGTGGGCCAACTGGCCCTGTGGTGGGGGGCCAATGACTTCGGCTCCACCATGATCGAAGAAAACGTGGTGGCCGCTGCGGGCGTGCATTTTCGCCTGCCGGAGCCGGAACTGCGCATGCTTGTGGAGCGTGCCGGATTTATTCCCAAACGCCGTACCATGGACTATACCATTATCGAGGGCTGA
- a CDS encoding metal-dependent hydrolase, giving the protein MPGTRAHLVCGISLGAGAWYVLRSTYRFDPSPASLAALAACVALGSVFPDVDTDSKARRFFYAALFVLDAALLLSGQVRWAAVLGLVAMLPAMGAHRGWTHRWWAALVVPLAVLGVAAWLFSWPPLSLGPYYAATVLGYASHLVVDRVL; this is encoded by the coding sequence ATGCCCGGTACCCGCGCGCATCTGGTTTGTGGCATAAGTCTTGGAGCAGGGGCGTGGTACGTGCTGCGCAGCACGTACCGTTTCGATCCTTCGCCGGCATCGCTGGCCGCCCTTGCCGCATGCGTGGCCTTGGGATCGGTGTTTCCGGACGTAGATACCGATTCCAAGGCCCGACGTTTTTTCTACGCTGCCTTGTTTGTGCTGGACGCCGCCTTGCTGCTTTCCGGCCAGGTGCGTTGGGCCGCGGTCTTGGGGCTGGTGGCCATGCTGCCCGCCATGGGGGCGCATCGGGGATGGACGCATCGCTGGTGGGCGGCACTGGTGGTGCCGCTTGCGGTGCTGGGGGTGGCCGCCTGGCTTTTTTCCTGGCCGCCCCTTTCCTTGGGTCCGTACTACGCCGCCACGGTGCTCGGGTATGCGAGTCATCTGGTGGTGGATCGTGTGCTCTAG
- a CDS encoding ExbD/TolR family protein: protein MHTHRGGLIAEINVTPFVDVMLVLLIIFMVTAPMLTQGVEVDLPETKTVETLPEDSEAVVLHVRKDGTVKLDKYPVELANLAGQLKRMGIAKDRMLYLQADKEVAYGIVVKVMAEIRSAGIQKLGVVAEPEETR, encoded by the coding sequence ATGCACACCCATCGTGGCGGTCTTATCGCCGAGATCAACGTGACCCCGTTTGTGGATGTCATGTTGGTTTTGCTCATTATCTTCATGGTGACGGCCCCCATGCTCACCCAGGGGGTGGAAGTGGATTTGCCCGAGACCAAGACTGTGGAGACCTTGCCCGAGGATAGCGAGGCCGTGGTGCTCCATGTGCGGAAAGATGGAACGGTGAAGCTGGACAAATATCCCGTGGAGTTGGCCAATCTGGCTGGGCAACTCAAGCGCATGGGGATTGCCAAGGATCGGATGCTGTATTTGCAGGCGGACAAGGAAGTGGCTTACGGCATCGTCGTCAAGGTCATGGCCGAGATCCGTTCCGCTGGCATTCAAAAACTCGGCGTGGTGGCTGAGCCGGAAGAGACTCGTTAG
- a CDS encoding histidinol phosphate phosphatase domain-containing protein — MIADLCLHSCLSDGRSTPAAMLARAHMLGLRAVALAEHADGVTMARTLEQIQELARAYSALWDLMVVAAVELTGAPPAALAEEVARARRLGAGLVLVHGEGMGNAAVPGTNLAAIEAGADILAHPGLLAEAEAARAAQTKTALMLTAQPGHCLANGHVWRLARQHGAPVVVSSGAHQEGELLGPGGLRAVALGAGMGEVEWRACQTHAWTLACRKLQV; from the coding sequence GTGATCGCCGATCTTTGCCTGCATTCCTGCCTGTCCGATGGCAGGTCCACGCCCGCGGCCATGCTTGCCCGCGCCCACATGCTGGGGCTGCGGGCCGTGGCCTTGGCGGAGCACGCCGATGGTGTCACCATGGCGCGTACCTTGGAGCAGATCCAAGAGCTTGCGCGGGCGTATTCCGCTCTCTGGGACCTGATGGTGGTGGCGGCCGTGGAGTTGACGGGTGCCCCGCCTGCCGCCTTGGCCGAGGAGGTAGCCCGGGCTCGGCGTTTGGGCGCGGGGTTGGTGCTGGTGCACGGCGAAGGGATGGGAAACGCGGCCGTGCCAGGCACCAATTTGGCGGCCATTGAGGCTGGGGCGGATATCCTTGCGCACCCCGGCTTGCTCGCTGAGGCCGAAGCGGCGCGCGCGGCGCAGACGAAGACGGCGTTGATGCTCACTGCCCAGCCAGGGCATTGTTTGGCCAATGGGCATGTGTGGCGTTTGGCCAGGCAGCACGGCGCGCCGGTAGTGGTGAGCAGCGGGGCGCACCAGGAAGGGGAACTCTTGGGCCCCGGGGGGCTGCGGGCCGTGGCTTTGGGGGCGGGCATGGGGGAAGTGGAGTGGCGCGCCTGCCAAACTCACGCCTGGACTCTTGCATGCCGCAAGCTCCAGGTATAA